One Malania oleifera isolate guangnan ecotype guangnan chromosome 10, ASM2987363v1, whole genome shotgun sequence genomic region harbors:
- the LOC131166504 gene encoding caffeoylshikimate esterase-like → MAATLSFYGGGSARFRNPKNKRFCCCGCKRVYIWHGLRVLGRSLFFFWGGGGGLQASQSKRIKYKEEFILNSRGSELFTCSWLPANGETKALVFLCHGYALESSTIMFGTGSRLAKAGYAAYGIDYEGHGKSAGLNGYIPCFDHIVDDCSDHFTEISERKENRGKQRFLLGESMGGAVIILLDRKKPGYWDGAVMVAPMCKIADEIHPNPLIINILMKLSKIFPTWKLMPIKNIINIAFREPEKREAIRNNPYCYKGRIRLHTAKLLLRVSFDIQQRLSEVSLPFLVLHGRQDKVTDISASEELYESAFSWDKNFKVYPGMWHSLTYGESLDNIDIVFADILEWLDERSLSPASSPLEQQRKNLYDDHHSYIKQ, encoded by the exons ATGGCAGCGACGCTGAGCTTCTACGGCGGCGGCTCTGCCCGGTTCCGGAACCCTAAAAATAAGAGGTTTTGCTGTTGTGGCTGCAAAAGAGTTTATATATGGCATGGGCTGCGCGTTTTGGGCCGG tcacttttttttttttggggggggggggggggtttacaGGCAAGTCAATCGAAGAGGATCAAATACAAAGAG GAATTTATATTGAACTCTCGAGGATCGGAGCTCTTCACCTGCAGTTGGCTGCCAGCCAATGGAGAAACCAAGGCCTTGGTCTTTCTCTGCCACGGTTACGCCTTGGAGTCCAGCACCATCATGTTCG GCACAGGATCTCGGCTCGCAAAGGCAGGATACGCGGCCTACGGCATCGACTACGAAGGCCACGGCAAATCAGCAGGCCTCAACGGATACATCCCTTGTTTCGATCACATCGTCGACGACTGCTCCGATCACTTCACCGAGATTTCCG AGAGGAAAGAGAACAGAGGAAAGCAGAGGTTTCTGTTGGGGGAGTCCATGGGAGGAGCAGTTATTATTCTATTGGACAGAAAGAAGCCAGGCTATTGGGACGGTGCCGTTATGGTAGCTCCTATGTGTAAG ATTGCAGATGAGATACATCCAAATCCACTAattataaacattttgatgaaaCTTTCTAAGATATTTCCCACCTGGAAGCTCATGCCTATCAAAAACATCATCAATATTGCATTCAGAGAACCTGAAAAACGAGAAGCG ATTCGAAATAATCCGTATTGTTATAAAGGAAGGATCCGATTGCATACTGCCAAACTTCTTTTGCGAGTTAGCTTCGATATTCAGCAACGACTTTCCGAG GTGTCGTTGCCATTTTTGGTGCTGCACGGAAGGCAGGACAAGGTGACGGACATATCGGCGAGCGAGGAGCTGTACGAGTCGGCGTTCAGCTGGGACAAGAACTTCAAGGTGTACCCCGGCATGTGGCACTCCCTCACCTACGGCGAGTCCCTCGACAACATCGACATCGTCTTCGCCGACATCCTCGAGTGGCTCGACGAACGCTCTCTCTCCCCCGCCTCCTCCCCCCTTGAGCAACAGCGCAAAAACCTCTACGACGACCACCACTCCTACATCAAGCAATGA